The following proteins are co-located in the Sulfurospirillum deleyianum DSM 6946 genome:
- a CDS encoding MarC family protein: MTEFFNLLLQHTITMMAIVDPLGVSAIMLSLLPQSTTKEHIDKIARKATLTIIVAFFVVLISGNFLLNLFSIEIDSLKVMGGIILLFTAIKMVQGSMESKNQTEEEREEAIKNDEFSVIPLGVPITFGPGIFATIIILRGHSEGFISIAALIMAYLIVALSVYLAFKNSIYIRKYLGITGQKIVSRLMGLIVGAIAVQFIVGGVSVLVKHYM; encoded by the coding sequence ATGACAGAGTTTTTTAATTTACTGTTACAGCATACCATCACCATGATGGCGATTGTCGATCCTTTGGGAGTGAGTGCGATTATGCTCTCACTTTTGCCTCAAAGTACGACGAAAGAGCATATTGATAAAATTGCTAGGAAGGCAACACTTACGATTATTGTTGCGTTTTTTGTGGTGTTGATTAGTGGCAATTTTTTACTCAATTTATTTAGTATTGAGATTGATTCACTCAAGGTGATGGGTGGGATTATTTTATTGTTTACGGCGATTAAAATGGTTCAAGGTTCTATGGAATCAAAAAATCAGACGGAAGAAGAGCGAGAAGAAGCGATTAAAAATGACGAATTTTCAGTCATTCCTTTAGGTGTGCCTATTACCTTTGGTCCTGGGATTTTTGCGACGATTATTATTTTAAGAGGGCACAGTGAAGGTTTCATCTCTATCGCTGCGTTGATTATGGCGTATTTGATTGTGGCTTTGAGTGTTTATTTGGCGTTTAAAAACAGTATTTATATTCGCAAATACCTTGGTATTACAGGGCAAAAAATTGTCAGTCGTTTGATGGGACTTATTGTGGGTGCTATTGCGGTGCAGTTTATTGTGGGTGGTGTAAGCGTCTTGGTTAAACATTACATGTAA